The following nucleotide sequence is from Streptomyces bathyalis.
AAGATGTACGCCTGCAGGAACTGGATCAGGACCTCGAAGGCCGTCATGCCGACCGCCAGGAGGAAGGATCCACCCGCGACGGCGGCAAGGAACGAGGGGGTCACCAGATACCAGGCGGCGGCGCTGAACATCACGATCAGCATGTGGCCGGCGAACATGTTGGCCCACAGCCGCACCGCGAGGGTGAACGGACGGGTGATCACGTTCTGGATGAACTCCAGGAGCACGATCAGCGGTACGAGGGGCTTGGGAAGACCGTCGATCCACACCAGGTTCTTGACGCCGCCCTTGAGTCCGTGGGTCTTGAACGTCAGGAACATGTACGTCACGAACACCAGCAGCGCGAGTGCCACCGGGAACGCGAACCGTGACGTCGACGGGAACTGCGCCAGCGGGATGATGGCCATGATGTTCATGATCCACACGAAGAAGAAGATCGACATCAGGAAGGGGACGTACTTCTTCCCCTTCTTGCCGATCACATCGCCGGCGATGCTCTTCGCGATGAAGTTGTAGCCGATCTCTCCGACCAACTGCAGCTTCCCCGGGACCAGCTTCGGCTTGCTGAACGCGGACCAGAAGAAGCCGACGACGATCACCATGCAGATGATCGCGATCAGCATCGGCTTGGTGAACTCGAGGCCGCCGACGGTGAAGATCGGCTTGAACTGGAACGAGTGAAGGCCCGGCGCGGGAAAAGCGCAGCCTGCGTTGATGTGGCAATCGGTGTTAGCCAGCAGCGTTAGGGCGCTCACCCGTGACTCCTTCGTCGTGACGCATAAGTGACGGCAACCTTGTGTGTCAGCGCGGCTGGTGAGACCGCTTGTCGGCACGGGGGACAGAGTGTGGCGATGCCACGGCGGTCGACCCGGAGTGTGCACCGAGGACCGGGCACCCGGGATCCACGCTGCGGCCACAGCTCCGGATCCGAGTACACCGCAGGCCGCCGGGGCGCTGCGCTCCTCTGGCGAGCGGGCCCCACACGGCCGGATGCGTTTCCGGACGATAGCAGATCGGGATCAAGCCCCTGGCGCTCCCCCTCACGTCTCATCCCGAGGCTCCGACTTCCCCGTGTGCGCTGCCCCCTTGGCGGGCGCGGACGGTACGGGATCGACGTAGAGCATCTTGCTCGTGAGGCTGTGGCGGACCTGGCCGCCGACCCACGCCAGGGCGGTGACGAGCAACGTGAGGGCGAAGGCCCGGCTGTTGAAGAGCGTGGTCCCGCTGAAGACGATGATGAAGACGCCGATGAGGAGCATCTGCACCGTGTAGACCAACATCCCGGCCATCATCGTCACTTGCGGCTTGTCCTGGGTGATGCGCATGAGCGCTGCGAACCCGAGGCCGAAGAAGACGGCGACGACGGCGACCGCCACGAGCGCGCCGATGAGACCCTTTCCGCCTGCCGTCAGCGCACTGACGACGGTGGCGACGACTCCCACTGGGGCGGCGAAGACCGCCGAGCCGCGGAGAATCCGGGCATCGTTGGACTGCATGAGGGCAGCTCCGGCGAGGTCGGGGGCGGGCGATGCCTGCCTCGACGGACCACACTCCCCGAGGAGTTGTGCGCCAGCCGAAGGCAGTTCGCCGGTGACGACGTCCCCTTCTCCGGTCTGGATACGAGGACTCGAAAACCGCAGATCCGGCGCGGCGTCCTCCGCCCCGGTCCTCGGTTCATCCGGCTTTCGTGAACGCTATCACAAACTATTTGATGAGGTCTTTACCTACTTGGTGTGCTCGCTGTCACACGCAGGGCCCGAACTCCGAGCGCCCCGTTGACCGTTGCGGCCCATCGCCGTGGCGCCGTTGAGCCCCGCGAATGCGGGCTGAGGTGCGGTTTCCGCCTTTTCGGTTTTCTCCTTCTCGGCCACCTCGGCCGAATTCCCGTTGCCCACGGCGAATTGCGCATTCTTCTCGATATCCACCAAAGACGGTGAATCGGGCGAAGCATCGGAAACCGGATCGTCTTCATTCGCATTGTCCGCATCGGCGGCCTCACGCCTGTAGCGCGGCGGCACGAAAGCGTAGGCCCAGCGCGGCACTTGCGGCGTGAAGCGCGGCATCAGCAGAACCACGAGCCCCACGGCGCTCAGCAGGACGATCGCAAGCACGATGCCGAGGCTGGAGGACTGCACCGAGAACGCGACCGCTCCGAAGGCGATCAGTGCCGACCAGAAGTACATGATCAGGACCGCGCGGCTGTGCGAGTGCCCGATCTCCAGCAGCCGGTGGTGCAGGTGCCCCTTGTCCGCCGCGAACGGCGACTCACCGCGCCAGGTCCTGCGGACGATCGCCAGCACCAGGTCGGCGACGGGGATCGCGATGATCGTCAACGGCAGCAGCAGGGGCATGTACAGCGGCACCATCGTGTGGACCGCGGAGCGCACGGAGCCGGTGTGCTGCACCATGAGGTCCGGGTCGACCTGACCGGTGATCGAGACCGCGCCCGCGGCCAGTACAAGACCGATCAGCATCGACCCCGAGTCGCCCATGAAGATCCGCGCCGGATGCATGTTGTGCGGCAGGAAACCCAGGCACATGCCCATCAGGAGCACGGCGAACAGCGTTGCCGGCGCGGCCGCCTCGACGCCGTAGCCGTACCAGATCCGGTAGGCGTACATGAAGAACGCTGCGGCGGCGATGGTGACCATGCCGGAGGCCAGGCCGTCCAGGCCGTCGACGAAGTTCACGGCGTTGATGGTGATCACGACGAGCGCGACCGTCAGCAGCGTGCCCTGCAGCTGGGTCAGCGCGACATTTCCCACACCCGGGACCGGCAGCCAAAGGATCGTGAGCCCCTGAAGCACCATGACGCCCGCGGCGATCATCTGGCCGCCCAGCTTGACCAGCGCGTCGACGCCCCACTTGTCGTCCAGGACACCCAGCAGCCAGATCAGCCCGGCACCGGAGAGCAGTGCGCGCGGCTCGTCGGAAAGGATGAACAGCTCGCCGATGTTCGTGAGTTGGGAAGCGACCAGGAGCCCCGCGCACAGACCGCCGAACATCGCGATGCCGCCGAGGCGCGGAGTCGGTTCGCGGTGCACATCGCGCGCCCTGATCTGAGGCATGGCCTTCGCCGCGATGGCGAACTTCCGCACCGGCCCGGTCAGGAGATAGGTGACCGCTGCCGTGACACAGAGCGTCAGCAGATATTCACGCACGGGTTCCCCAGGGGTTTCGCTGTTCCTTGGCCCCACACCATAGGACACCTGCGCGGGGCCGGCGGTTTCACGTATGCGGACAACAGATCCCCTAACGGGCGGGAACGCCCGTCAGAGCCGTGACGACCGGGTCCAGGGCCTTGCTGATCTCGTCGCCCACCGAGCGGAAGTACGGGATGGGAGCACCGTACGGATCATGGATCTCGTCGGCCTCGGGGCTGGGCGCCAGCAGCCAGCCCCGCAGGGCCGCAGCGGCCTGCACCAGGGCATACGCACGCTCGACGACGCCCTCGGCGGAGCGGGGATCGGGCAGGGTCGCCGCGTCTATCGCCCGTACGAGACGTGTGAACTCCTTGAGCGTGAATGTACGCAGCCCGGCCGAATGCCCCATCGAAACGACCTGCGCCCGGTGGTCACGGGTGGCGGTGAGCACGAGGTCCGCCCGGATCACGTGCTCGTCCAGCAGCTCGCGGCCGCGGAAGCCCTCGGGGTCCGCCCCGTGCTCCAGCAGCACCTCGGCCGCGTGGTCCTCCATCGGTGCGCCCTCGTGCCCCCAGGTGCCGGCGCTCTCCACGAGGATGCCCCCGCTGCGGCCGTCTCCGAGCCGCTCCTCCAGGGCATGCCGGGTCAGCCGCTCGGTCAGGGGCGAGCGGCAGACGTTGCCGGTGGAGACGTGGAGGATGCGGAAGGCACCGGCGGTGCCCGTGCCGGAGGCCTGTACTGCGCCCCATGCCGAGCCTGTGCCGCTTATGCCGCCGGGTTCCGCGGTGCCACGCCCGTGCGGGGTGTTCACTGCAGATATCTCCCGGCCTGCCCGTCCGCGGGCCGCTTCCTCCGGCTCCTGCGCCCGGCCCGGCCGGGATCGGAAACCGGGGTGGGCCGGGGGCCGAACCCGTGCCCCGGCGGCAAGGACGCACCGGTCCGGATGAGGACCGCCGCGGCCCTCCTCCCGGTCACGGTGCCACCTCCAGGTCGGGAACGACCTTGCGCAGCTCCTCGGCGCTCAGCGCACCCGTGCGCAGCAGCACCGGCGTCGCGCCGGTGACGTCGACGATCGAGGACGGCACGGAGTCGGGCGTCGGGCCGCCGTCGAGGTAGACGGCCACGGAGTCGCCGAGCATCTCCTGCGCCGCGTCGCAGTCCTGCGGCGCGGGGTGACCCGTGAGGTTCGCCGAGGAGACGGCCATCGGCCCGAACTCCTTGAGCAGCTCGATGGCGACGGGGTGCAGGGGCATCCTCACGGCCACGGTGCCGCGGGCATCGCCCAGGTCCCACGTCAGCGACGGCTGGTGCTTGGCGACGAGCGTGAGCGCGCCCGGCCAGAAGGCGTCGACCAGCTCCCAGGCCGCCTCGGAGAAGTCGGTGACGAGACCGTGCAGCGTGTTCGGAGAGCCGACCAGCACCGGTGAAGGCATGTTCCTGCCACGCCCCTTGGCCTCCAGCAGATCGCCGACGGCGTCCGGACTGAATGCGTCGGCGCCGATCCCGTACACCGTGTCCGTGGGGAGCACGACGAGTTCACCGCGGCGCACCGCCGAGGCGGCCTCACGAAGGCCGGTCTTGCGGTCGGTCACGTCGGTGCAGTCATAACGCCGTGCCATTACGGCACCTCCCTGCGGGCTGTGGCGAATCGGGGCCTGTTGTTGAGGTCGGGGTGGTCCGCCGCGTCGGCCCAGCCGCGGTCCTCGGTGAAGATCCAGGGGACTTGGCCGCCCTGGGTGTCGGCATGCTCGATGACGACGAGACCGCCTGGGCGCAGCAGCCGGTGTGCCGTGCGCTCCAGACCGCGGATGGTGCTCAGCCCGTCCTCCCCGGAGAACAACGCCAGTTGCGGGTCGTGGTCGCGGGCTTCGGGTGCCACATACTCCCATTCGGTGAGCGGGATGTAGGGCGGGTTGGAGACCACCAGGTCGACCTGGCCGTCGAGTTCGGGGAGCGCGGTGAGCGCGTCGCCGTGGTGCAGCGTGACGCGGCTGCCCTCGACGTTCTTCACCGCCCAGCCGTAGGCGCCCTCGTCCAGCTCGACGGCGTGCACCCGCGAGCGCGGCACCTCCTGCGCGAGGGCGAGCGCGATGGCTCCGGAGCCGGTGCACAGGTCGACGATGAGCGGTTCGGCGACGTCCATGGCACGTACGGCCTCTATCGCCCAGCCGGCGACGGACTCGGTCTCGGGACGGGGCACGAACACCCCTGGCCCGACCTGAAGTTCGAGGTAGCGGAAGAAGGCACGGCCGGTGATGTGCTGCAGGGGCTCGCGGGCCTCGCGGCGTGAGACGGCCTCCCAGTAGCGCGCGTCGAAGTCGGAGTCCGGGACCAGGTGGAGCTCGCCGCGCTTGACGTCGTGCACATACGCGGCCAGCTCCTCGGCGTCGAACCGCGGCGAGGGCACCCCGGCGTCGGCGAGCCGCTGGGTCGCCTGTGCCACCTCGGCGATCAGCAGACCGCGTGGGTTCGGGGGCCGCCCCCCGGACGAATGCAGCATCTTCTCTTCCGTACCAACCGTCCGTACGCGCGCTTACTGGGCCGCGGCCAGCTTGGCCGCGGAGTCGGCGTCGACGCACGCCTGGATCACCGCGTCCAGGTCGCCGTCGAGAACCTGGTCGAGGTTGTAGGCCTTGAATCCGACGCGGTGGTCGGAGATCCGGTTCTCGGGGAAGTTGTACGTCCGTACCCGCTCCGACCGGTCCACCGTACGCACCTGGCTGCGGCGGGCGTCAGAAGCCTCCTGGTCGGCCTCCTCCTGCGCGGCGGCCAGCAGCCGGGCGCGCAGGATGCGCAGCGCCTGCTCCTTGTTCTGCAGCTGGCTCTTCTCGTTCTGGCAGGAGACGACGATGCCGGTCGGCTCGTGGGTGATGCGCACCGCGGAGTCGGTGGTGTTGACGGACTGGCCGCCGGGGCCCGAGGAACGGTAGACGTCGATCCGCAGATCGTTCGCGTTGATCTCGACATCGACGTCCTCGGCCTCGGGCAGCACGAGGACACCGGCGGCCGAGGTGTGGATGCGGCCCTGGGACTCGGTCGCGGGCACGCGCTGCACGCGGTGCACCCCTCCCTCGTACTTCAGACGGGCCCACACGCCCTGGCCGGGCTCCGTCGCGCCGCCGCCACCCTTGGTCTTCACAGCGACCTGAACGTCCTTGTAGCCGCCGAGGTCGGACTCGGTGGACTGGATCAACTCGGTCTTCCAGCCGACGCGTTCCGCGTAGCGCAGATACATGCGCAGCAGGTCGCCGGCGAAGAGCGCCGACTCGTCGCCGCCCTCCCCCGCCTTGATCTCGAGGATGACGTCCTTGTCGTCGCTGGGGTCGCGCGGCACGAGCAGCAGCCGCAGCTTCTCCGTCAACTCCTCGCGCTGGGCCTCGAGTTCCTTCACCTCGGCGGCGAAGTCCGGGTCGTCCGCGGCGAGTTCGCGAGCGGTGGTGATGTCGTCCCCGGTCTGCTTCCAGGAACGGTACGCAGCGATCACCGGCGAGAGTTCCGCGTACCGCTTGTTGAGCTTGCGGGCGCGCGCCTGGTCGGCGTGGATCGCGGGATCGGCGAGCTGGTTCTCCAGCTCGGCGTGCTCACCGATCAGTTCCTCGACCGCCTCGAACATCGTTTGTCCCTTTACGTGAAGAAGGAAGAGCCAGGCAGCGCGAAAGAGCGCCGGCCCCTCACGCCCGGGGGCGTGCCGAGGAGACCGGCGCTCGGGTGGTGCTACTTCTTGGCGGAACCGGCGCCCTTGCCGAAGCGGGCCTCGAACCGAGCCACGCGGCCACCGGTGTCGAGGATCTTCTGCTTGCCGGTGTAGAACGGGTGGCACGCGGAGCAGATGTCGGCGCGGATCTGGCCGCCGCTCACGGTGCTGCGAGTCGTGAAGGAGTTGCCGCAGGTGCAGCTCACCTGGGTCTCTACGTACTCGGGGTGGATGTCGCGCTTCAAGGTGTCTCCTATTTCCTGGAGGGCACCGGGTCGGAGGACGGGCTTGTCCGCCGTGAACCGGGGCCGACGGTCCAGTCTGCCATCACTGGCCGTACCTCCCAAAACCGGGGGCGGGCGCCCGATATTCCCGTACGCGCCCCCGGGAGGGCCTCAGCCGACCACGCTGCCGGCGTCGCCGGCCTCGCTCGCCGAGCCCTTCTCCGCGGACTTCGGTATGGCGGCGTCCCGCTTGATCGCGGCCCACATCCTGGCGGCCTTGGACTCCATCGGCACGACGCGGTTGGGGTCCTGCGGGTCGTAGGTCACCGGCAGCGTCGACATCTGGATGTCGTCGGACTTGATCCCCTTGAGCATGCCCGCCAGCCCGGCCAGGTCGCTGACCGAGTCCAGGTCGGAGTCGGTGGTGACGGCCGAGGTCGCGCTGTCGGCGAGGTCGTACAGCTTCTTCGGGCTGCTGAAGACACCGACGCTGTCGACCTGGTCCATGAGCGCCTTCAGGAACGCCTGCTGCAGCTGGATGCGCCCGAGATCGCTGCCGTCGCCGACCCCGTGACGCGTGCGGACCAGACCCAGGGACTCCTCCCCGCCGAGCTTGTGCGGCCCGGGCTCCAGGTCGAGGTGGCTGTCGGGGTCGTTGATCGGCTTCTTGGTGGTGACCTCGACGCCGCCGAGGTTGTCGATCAGCTTCTTGAAGCCGGCGAAGTCGACCTCCGCGTAGTGGTCCATGCGCACGCCGGACATCGACTCCACGGTCTTGACGGCGCACGCGGGGCCGCCGACCTCGTAGGCGGAGTTGAACATCGCCCGCTGCGGCGGCACCGTCCCGCGGCCGTCGTCCTTCACGCAGCCGGGGCGCTCGACGATGGTGTCGCGCGGTATCGAGACGATGCTCGCCTTGTCGTGCTTCTTGTTGATGTGGACGACCATCGCGGTGTCGGAGCGGGCGCCGGCCTGGCCCTTGCCGTACTTGGCGTTCGCACCGGACCGGCTGTCGGAGCCGAGGACGAGGATGTCCATCGAGCCGTTCGGGGTGTCACCAGGTCTGTGCTTGCCGAGCTTGGCGTCGATGTCCACGCCGGAGATGTTGCCGTTGAGCTTGAAGTAGGCGAAGCCGAGACCGGTGCCGCCGAGGACCACGGCTGCCGCGGCGGTCCAGGCCGCCGCCTTGAGGGCTTTCCGGCGGCGGGTGTGCGGCCTGCGACGGCGGCCGCTGGCGCGCAGCCCGCTCCGGGAGCGGCCCGTGGCCGCGTCCGGCCCGCCGGTGCTCTCCTCAGCCATCGTCACTTACCTCAGTCCTGCCGTGTGGCCTTGCCGTCTGTCTCGGTACGCCTGACATCACCCGTGGTTCACGCCTTCGGGCAGGGTTGCACACGGTGTGACGGTGATGCTCCGCCAGTGAGGGCCGACGTGCTTCGCAAACGTGGGCCCCGAGAGGGAACTTCACCCGTACGACCTGGACGGATGCCCTTTTGCGACGTGTGCCGCAGGGCCCACGGACCGGACTGCGGCTGTGGCCAAGCTCTCAGGTCCGGTCACACAGAGCGAGGACCGCCCCACCACAAGTGGCGGAGCGGTCCTCGCTCCCGAGCCCGCTGGGGCCCGGTACGAACTCCCCGGTCAGTCGCCGCCGTTGCCGGGGGTGG
It contains:
- the prfA gene encoding peptide chain release factor 1, which gives rise to MFEAVEELIGEHAELENQLADPAIHADQARARKLNKRYAELSPVIAAYRSWKQTGDDITTARELAADDPDFAAEVKELEAQREELTEKLRLLLVPRDPSDDKDVILEIKAGEGGDESALFAGDLLRMYLRYAERVGWKTELIQSTESDLGGYKDVQVAVKTKGGGGATEPGQGVWARLKYEGGVHRVQRVPATESQGRIHTSAAGVLVLPEAEDVDVEINANDLRIDVYRSSGPGGQSVNTTDSAVRITHEPTGIVVSCQNEKSQLQNKEQALRILRARLLAAAQEEADQEASDARRSQVRTVDRSERVRTYNFPENRISDHRVGFKAYNLDQVLDGDLDAVIQACVDADSAAKLAAAQ
- a CDS encoding MraY family glycosyltransferase, giving the protein MREYLLTLCVTAAVTYLLTGPVRKFAIAAKAMPQIRARDVHREPTPRLGGIAMFGGLCAGLLVASQLTNIGELFILSDEPRALLSGAGLIWLLGVLDDKWGVDALVKLGGQMIAAGVMVLQGLTILWLPVPGVGNVALTQLQGTLLTVALVVITINAVNFVDGLDGLASGMVTIAAAAFFMYAYRIWYGYGVEAAAPATLFAVLLMGMCLGFLPHNMHPARIFMGDSGSMLIGLVLAAGAVSITGQVDPDLMVQHTGSVRSAVHTMVPLYMPLLLPLTIIAIPVADLVLAIVRRTWRGESPFAADKGHLHHRLLEIGHSHSRAVLIMYFWSALIAFGAVAFSVQSSSLGIVLAIVLLSAVGLVVLLMPRFTPQVPRWAYAFVPPRYRREAADADNANEDDPVSDASPDSPSLVDIEKNAQFAVGNGNSAEVAEKEKTEKAETAPQPAFAGLNGATAMGRNGQRGARSSGPACDSEHTK
- the atpB gene encoding F0F1 ATP synthase subunit A, which translates into the protein MSALTLLANTDCHINAGCAFPAPGLHSFQFKPIFTVGGLEFTKPMLIAIICMVIVVGFFWSAFSKPKLVPGKLQLVGEIGYNFIAKSIAGDVIGKKGKKYVPFLMSIFFFVWIMNIMAIIPLAQFPSTSRFAFPVALALLVFVTYMFLTFKTHGLKGGVKNLVWIDGLPKPLVPLIVLLEFIQNVITRPFTLAVRLWANMFAGHMLIVMFSAAAWYLVTPSFLAAVAGGSFLLAVGMTAFEVLIQFLQAYIFTLLAAIYISGALEEAH
- a CDS encoding L-threonylcarbamoyladenylate synthase, encoding MARRYDCTDVTDRKTGLREAASAVRRGELVVLPTDTVYGIGADAFSPDAVGDLLEAKGRGRNMPSPVLVGSPNTLHGLVTDFSEAAWELVDAFWPGALTLVAKHQPSLTWDLGDARGTVAVRMPLHPVAIELLKEFGPMAVSSANLTGHPAPQDCDAAQEMLGDSVAVYLDGGPTPDSVPSSIVDVTGATPVLLRTGALSAEELRKVVPDLEVAP
- the prmC gene encoding peptide chain release factor N(5)-glutamine methyltransferase: MLHSSGGRPPNPRGLLIAEVAQATQRLADAGVPSPRFDAEELAAYVHDVKRGELHLVPDSDFDARYWEAVSRREAREPLQHITGRAFFRYLELQVGPGVFVPRPETESVAGWAIEAVRAMDVAEPLIVDLCTGSGAIALALAQEVPRSRVHAVELDEGAYGWAVKNVEGSRVTLHHGDALTALPELDGQVDLVVSNPPYIPLTEWEYVAPEARDHDPQLALFSGEDGLSTIRGLERTAHRLLRPGGLVVIEHADTQGGQVPWIFTEDRGWADAADHPDLNNRPRFATARREVP
- a CDS encoding protein-tyrosine-phosphatase, which gives rise to MNTPHGRGTAEPGGISGTGSAWGAVQASGTGTAGAFRILHVSTGNVCRSPLTERLTRHALEERLGDGRSGGILVESAGTWGHEGAPMEDHAAEVLLEHGADPEGFRGRELLDEHVIRADLVLTATRDHRAQVVSMGHSAGLRTFTLKEFTRLVRAIDAATLPDPRSAEGVVERAYALVQAAAALRGWLLAPSPEADEIHDPYGAPIPYFRSVGDEISKALDPVVTALTGVPAR
- the rpmE gene encoding 50S ribosomal protein L31, with translation MKRDIHPEYVETQVSCTCGNSFTTRSTVSGGQIRADICSACHPFYTGKQKILDTGGRVARFEARFGKGAGSAKK
- a CDS encoding LCP family protein — encoded protein: MAEESTGGPDAATGRSRSGLRASGRRRRPHTRRRKALKAAAWTAAAAVVLGGTGLGFAYFKLNGNISGVDIDAKLGKHRPGDTPNGSMDILVLGSDSRSGANAKYGKGQAGARSDTAMVVHINKKHDKASIVSIPRDTIVERPGCVKDDGRGTVPPQRAMFNSAYEVGGPACAVKTVESMSGVRMDHYAEVDFAGFKKLIDNLGGVEVTTKKPINDPDSHLDLEPGPHKLGGEESLGLVRTRHGVGDGSDLGRIQLQQAFLKALMDQVDSVGVFSSPKKLYDLADSATSAVTTDSDLDSVSDLAGLAGMLKGIKSDDIQMSTLPVTYDPQDPNRVVPMESKAARMWAAIKRDAAIPKSAEKGSASEAGDAGSVVG